From a single Pseudophryne corroboree isolate aPseCor3 chromosome 6, aPseCor3.hap2, whole genome shotgun sequence genomic region:
- the LOC134934499 gene encoding olfactory receptor 2T5-like: MDENSNNYTLQKDFHIIAFSRNPGKPAILFILVLFMYLVSAFGNMLIIELVCLSPKLHTPMYFFLCNLSLQDIVYISSILPKLLAITITGDTSISFPGCLIQIFMFIFCLDTEFFLLTSMAYDRYLAICKPLQYSLIMNNRLCFLLIISCWIAGALNGQMFSLLISKLSFCKSLEINHFFCELKTVLNLSCNDITYIITMIFIEGLCIGVFPFIFILTTYIFIISTILKINTSAGRLKTFSSCSSHLVIVILLYGTSLGFYMRTDSEQSNEQDKLLSLLYTAVVPMLNPLVYSLRNREVIKAMKKLVKITL; encoded by the coding sequence ATGGATGAAAACAGCAATAATTACACTCTGCAAAAAGATTTCCATATCATCGCATTTTCCAGAAATCCAGGCAAACCAGCTATTCTTTTTATCTTGGTTTTATTTATGTACTTAGTGTCTGCATTTGGAAATATGCTTATTATAGAACTTGTATGTCTGTCTCCCAAGCTACACACTCCCATGTACTTCTTCCTCTGTAATCTGTCATTGCAGGACATAGTTTATATTTCCTCCATCCTACCAAAGCTTCTGGCCATCACAATAACAGGTGACACCAGTATATCATTCCCAGGATGCCTCATACAGATATTTATGTTTATATTTTGCCTTGATACTGAGTTTTTCCTTCTGACCTCCATGGCTTATGACCGTTATCTGGCCATTTGTAAACCACTTCAGTATTCGCTCATTATGAACAACAGGTTGTGCTTCCTGTTGATTATTTCTTGTTGGATTGCTGGTGCTCTAAATGGCCAGATGTTCTCATTGCTAATTTCTAAATTATCATTCTGTAAATCTCTGGAAATTAACCACTTTTTCTGTGAACTTAAAACAGTGTTGAACCTTTCATGTAATGACATAACATACATTATTACTATGATATTCATTGAAGGATTATGCATTGGTGTTTTTCCCTTTATCTTTATTCTGACCACCTATATTTTCATCATCTCTACTATCCTGAAGATTAATACTTCAGCAGGAAGACTTAAGACCTTCTCCAGCTGTTCCTCTCACTTAGTTATTGTTATATTACTCTATGGAACATCCCTTGGGTTTTACATGAGAACAGACTCTGAACAGTCAAATGAACAAGATAAACTTCTTTCCCTGTTATACACAGCTGTGGTTCCAATGTTAAATCCATTGGTGTACAGTTTGAGGAATAGAGAGGTTATAAAAGCAATGAAAAAATTAGTGAAAATTACTTTATGA